A single genomic interval of Microbulbifer variabilis harbors:
- a CDS encoding DUF417 family protein translates to MNTFLQKTSRALLGLSFTLIAAALLLGQNGGLASIFGFYGVNSEAGLHIVRIAVALLFAVAAVIALLSLLKPQYIRPLALLIICISLVPLLSLFGSAHWIDSLGGFPAIGSGQGVIKYFALTAIGLTLLSCSACQSMRYIWLNYLPVGLVLLWIGGMKFTAIEAQGIEGLVSSSPLMAWLYSFFNVQQASNLIGIYDLIALIILALGLVIRSLFWPGILLCGAVFVTTQTFLFSYPGSWQSPGVLASSGIFIIKDLWFIANLLIMIDIRKHLSHSVTGKQQGCV, encoded by the coding sequence ATGAACACCTTTTTGCAAAAAACTTCTAGGGCCCTGTTGGGCCTTTCATTTACATTGATCGCTGCTGCCTTGCTTCTTGGCCAGAATGGGGGCCTGGCCTCCATTTTCGGATTTTATGGCGTTAATAGTGAGGCGGGTTTGCACATTGTAAGAATTGCCGTAGCGCTACTCTTTGCGGTAGCTGCGGTTATAGCCCTGCTATCACTGTTAAAACCACAATATATTCGCCCCCTGGCACTCCTGATTATATGTATATCCTTGGTCCCTCTATTAAGTCTCTTCGGAAGTGCGCATTGGATCGATAGCCTTGGTGGGTTTCCCGCTATTGGCTCCGGGCAGGGCGTGATCAAGTACTTTGCTCTCACCGCGATTGGTCTGACACTGTTGAGCTGCAGTGCCTGTCAGTCAATGCGCTATATCTGGCTGAACTATTTACCGGTGGGGTTGGTTCTGTTGTGGATTGGCGGAATGAAGTTCACTGCAATAGAAGCTCAGGGTATTGAGGGCCTGGTGAGTAGTTCACCCTTGATGGCATGGCTCTATAGTTTCTTCAATGTACAACAGGCCTCCAATCTGATTGGCATCTATGACTTGATCGCTCTGATCATTTTGGCTTTGGGGTTAGTTATCCGGTCCCTGTTTTGGCCGGGAATACTGCTCTGTGGTGCGGTGTTTGTGACAACTCAGACTTTTCTGTTCAGCTATCCCGGAAGCTGGCAAAGCCCTGGAGTTTTGGCCTCTAGTGGCATATTTATTATTAAAGATCTTTGGTTTATCGCCAATCTGCTAATAATGATCGATATCCGTAAACATCTAAGTCACTCAGTTACCGGTAAGCAACAGGGTTGCGTCTAA
- a CDS encoding cupredoxin domain-containing protein: MIATLVNTIGVLLIIAIIWWFWLGPRRGAAKTVAVSEQLQIVVKDGVYEPDHIRLPSGHAATLHFLREDPSPCSEWVIFPDLEISAELALNKETTVEIPAAKPGKYPFSCQMQMYRGTLTLE, from the coding sequence ATGATTGCGACCCTGGTAAATACCATCGGAGTACTGCTAATTATTGCCATCATCTGGTGGTTCTGGCTGGGTCCAAGGCGCGGTGCGGCAAAGACAGTGGCGGTCAGTGAACAACTGCAAATAGTGGTCAAAGATGGGGTTTATGAGCCGGATCATATTCGCCTGCCTTCGGGTCATGCCGCCACCCTGCATTTTTTACGGGAAGATCCCAGCCCTTGCTCCGAGTGGGTGATTTTCCCCGATCTCGAAATCAGTGCTGAGCTAGCGCTCAATAAAGAAACCACGGTAGAAATCCCTGCGGCCAAACCGGGAAAATATCCCTTTAGCTGCCAGATGCAGATGTATCGTGGGACGCTTACCCTGGAATAA